One genomic segment of Impatiens glandulifera chromosome 6, dImpGla2.1, whole genome shotgun sequence includes these proteins:
- the LOC124943712 gene encoding uncharacterized protein LOC124943712, translated as MALEKHNIVCSIFLATLITFQLKYYASETTKRSRALKHKDTVKIVMGDQDVIDCVNMNKQLSSNHHNIDDNNKDLKSAFKGEIIQAWHKHEKCPGGTVPIRRRTSYIIRKHPSLLRRHFNSSLNESTIEKHEYVLIRSNDTRYYGATATLTVWKPKVDHNEFSLTQLWISSGNGTELNTIEVGWIRDSYKTTGYYDSDCPGFVQTDFSIKIGGPIFPISIAGGPIIAVTIMVFKDSSYGNWWLSYNGVIIGYFPNNLFTSLSNYAEKVDIGGEIVNLENNGHHTPTQMGSGLYPHQSGASFVTGIKLFDQDRNPINESILSLMVSTPQCYGVYVSNNKIFYGGPGYSEFCR; from the exons ATGGCTCTTGAGAAACATAATATTGTTTGTTCAATATTTCTAGCAACCTTGATAACATTCCAACTCAAATACTATGCTTCTGAGACAACAAAGAGATCAAGGGCTTTGAAGCACAAGGATACTGTTAAAATCGTAATG GGTGATCAAGATGTGATCGATTGTGTTAACATGAATAAGCAACTTTCATCCAACCATCATAATATAGATGATAATAACAAAGATCTAAAG TCAGCATTCAAGGGAGAAATAATTCAAGCTTGGCATAAACACGAAAAATGTCCAGGAGGAACTGTTCCCATTAGAAGAAGAACAAGCTATATCATTCGCAAACACCCTTCCCTTTTGCGTCGTCATTTCAATAGTAGCTTAAATGAAAGCACTATAGAGAAACACGAG TATGTTTTAATCCGAAGTAATGATACTCGCTATTATGGAGCAACTGCAACACTTACTGTATGGAAACCTAAAGTCGACCATAATGAATTTAGTCTAACTCAACTATGGATTTCTTCGGGTAATGGTACAGAGTTAAATACCATTGAAGTCGGATGGATA AGAGACAGTTACAAAACTACAGGTTATTATGATTCTGATTGTCCTGGATTTGTACAAACTGATTTCAGCATTAAAATTGGTGGACCCATTTTTCCTATTTCCATTGCTGGTGGGCCAATAATAGCAGTAACAATTATGGTCTTCAAG GATTCTTCTTATGGAAACTGGTGGCTTAGCTATAATGGTGTTATCATAGGATATTTTCCTAATAATCTCTTCACATCATTGAGTAATTATGCTGAAAAAGTGGATATTGGCGGAGAGATtgttaatttagaaaataatggTCACCACACACCTACTCAAATGGGAAGTGGACTTTATCCCCATCAATCTGGAGCAAGTTTTGTAACtggaattaaattatttgatcagGACAGAAACCCTATCAATGAAAGTATTTTATCACTAATGGTCAGCACACCTCAATGTTATGGCGTTTATGTCAGTAATAATAAGATCTTTTATGGAGGTCCCGGTTATTCCGAGTTTTGTcgttaa